One genomic window of Lytechinus variegatus isolate NC3 chromosome 1, Lvar_3.0, whole genome shotgun sequence includes the following:
- the LOC121406481 gene encoding allatostatin-A receptor-like, translating to MASGNITYTFFDSFLVIVWLLILPSCVHDSTMASSTGPTATESPTGSDFPFANNTFMTSRDLTSAATSRNVGDHTSTSPSNSPGTDGSTNPSSTEPTRSSSVEPRNKSDATYPTSLDQTEEGTGHSAPEDIIADISSVSPVLADGNETLSGWHWYGMEWPWYLIIQAISGVVGIVGNLLVILVLFQRRSAGRSTDTLIGGLAWADFLTSIFIIPIPNEQRIPATWLGDMYCKLIHTSYFLWVSVNASTYILMAISIERFIAISYPIYFNRVLTKSRIQFVILIIWLLSVLSTIFAFFVEFIDPTTKRCMFRFPSPESQVIIGYYWFFLRMVIPMLTMLITQTLIARELHRQSIRFKSDKDSSTTKTVHLVARNRVLKMMFEVIIIYIICWAPNLIAYMGTVMGFVPPSYIGSPLHHTLTVLGFCNSCANPFIYTVRHPQFREALKGMLTCVRGGTSPLFEQKMESSYASRTYGPGDQTDVDKEV from the coding sequence ATGGCAAGTGGAAATATTACCTACACCTTTTTCGACTCTTTCTTAGTCATAGTATGGCTGTTGATCCTTCCATCTTGTGTACATGATAGCACAATGGCATCCTCGACAGGACCTACAGCCACAGAATCTCCGACAGGATCTGATTTCCCATTTgctaataatacatttatgacGTCCCGAGATCTGACTTCAGCAGCGACATCTAGAAACGTTGGTGATCATACCAGCACGTCACCAAGTAACTCACCTGGAACAGATGGATCAACAAACCCTTCGTCTACCGAGCCAACCAGGAGTTCATCGGTGGAGCCTCGGAACAAATCCGATGCGACCTACCCTACAAGCCTTGATCAGACAGAAGAAGGGACTGGGCATTCTGCTCCTGAAGACATCATCGCAGATATCAGTTCAGTATCACCTGTGTTGGCGGATGGGAATGAAACACTGTCAGGTTGGCATTGGTATGGCATGGAGTGGCCTTGGTATCTGATCATTCAGGCCATTTCAGGAGTTGTAGGAATTGTTGGCAATCTCCTTGTCATTCTGGTGCTCTTTCAGAGAAGGTCCGCTGGTCGATCAACCGACACTTTAATCGGGGGACTGGCGTGGGCAGACTTTCTGACATCCATCTTCATAATCCCAATTCCCAATGAGCAGAGAATCCCTGCAACATGGTTGGGTGATATGTACTGCAAGCTCATTCACACTTCCTACTTCTTATGGGTCAGTGTTAATGCTTCTACCTACATTCTCATGGCAATATCCATCGAACGCTTCATCGCCATTTCTTACCCAATATATTTCAACCGGGTCCTCACAAAGAGTCGTATCCAGTTTGTCATTTTAATCATCTGGCTCTTATCAGTTTTGTCTACTATCTTCGCTTTCTTTGTGGAGTTTATAGACCCTACAACCAAAAGGTGCATGTTCAGATTTCCTTCTCCAGAAAGCCAGGTCATCATCGGCTACTACTGGTTTTTCCTCCGTATGGTCATCCCGATGCTTACAATGCTAATCACGCAGACCTTGATAGCAAGGGAGCTCCACCGTCAGTCCATCCGGTTCAAGAGCGACAAGGACAGTTCCACAACCAAGACGGTTCATCTGGTGGCTAGGAACCGTGTCCTGAAGATGATGTTTGAagtcatcatcatctacatcatctGCTGGGCTCCTAACCTAATAGCTTACATGGGTACCGTCATGGGCTTTGTCCCACCATCGTACATTGGTTCTCCTCTTCACCATACCCTGACAGTCCTAGGGTTCTGTAACTCTTGTGCCAATCCGTTCATCTACACCGTCCGTCATCCCCAGTTCCGAGAGGCTCTCAAGGGTATGCTCACCTGTGTCAGGGGTGGAACTTCGCCCCTCTTTGAACAGAAGATGGAATCGAGCTACGCATCTCGCACATACGGACCAGGAGATCAAACAGACGTGGACAAAGAGGTGTAG